The DNA sequence CCGATCAATTCAACCATTTCTCAAAACATCACTTTGTTTATCTCCACTCGATTGTGTGGGATAACATGTATTCGGCTACTTTTGGTTTCACGTATTTGACTGGTTTGGTAAAGTTCTTGGGAGAAATGGAGGAGTTggtgttctttttctttacagTTTCTAGCGAGTATGGGGAGTAGTAAAGCTATGGATGATAAATTCACATACACGTGCATCAAGGGCAAGTAGTCGGTGTTAGGCGGTAGCGATTACTTTCTTGAATTCAATGGTCCCATTCTTCAAAATTTGCAAGAAAATtattgccttttatttttttaaaaaagtttagtTTATGTTGATTTCTTGAACGGGTCAATTGGAAAGGTTAGTGAAGCTTGCAGCAAGGACGTTCTACGATGACATAACGACGAAAGGGGATAATCAGCCCAAAACAGGGCGGAGTGACAACAGAGGCATTGTTGTCGTGATTCTCAATGCCCTCACTAGGTTTGGCCCTCCCCACAACTTACGTTCGTTTCataattttcagaaaatagTTTCGATTTTGGTGTATGCAATATCATCAAATTATAAGTTAAATTTGGCCAAGGACTTGAAATTGCATTCAAAGCAGCTTCGTCGAACCGTGCGATTCTTCGAGGAAGAAAAGCTATTTAGTTACTCGAGATCATAGAAGAGAGGTTTGTGTTGGTTTTAGTTCATTTGTCTTACTTTTGTGTTGATAAAAATACATTCAGCTACTAGAAGTTGTATTGAGAAGTATGAGCATCATACTCGGAGAGTtcaaaaagagattttatatatacatattttcatgtttattaGTCTTATTTGAAGTTTTACTCAAGTTGAAATTTGGTTGATCAAGAAAGTTCTTTCAAAGTAATTTATAAGGTTTAAGAACTCATGATACACATGGCTTTTAAGTTAGTGTCTTAATTCTATTTTCGCaaacaaggaaaaaattgaCCATAGGCTCGAGGCCCAGAATCACACTCTTCTTCTCTCTAGTTCCTTTTTACTTTGTAAACCCTTTTGATCCTGCAACCAACCAGGCCTTGTTAACAAGCACTTTTCTATTGTTCTTGTTAATCTTTGAAATCCTGGTTCAATAAGCTCAGTCCTTGCCTCTGTCAAATCTCAACCCTGGCACCAGAAACTCTTTGAAAAAGCCTCTTATAATGTTCAAATTTGTGTCTGTGGATAATTGACACTCGTTACAAATCATAAGCAAGCACCCATAGACTTTCCAAATCATTTGCCTCAGCCAATCACATTAAATGGTCTTGAGGGACTACTTCAGAACTCTAGTTACATCAAATTGGAGAAAACGAAATGCAAAGTTTGGTGCAAAGTTAGGTACAGATTGCAGCGAATGAAGAAAAAACTGAAAGATGAATTGGAGAACAAGAACACAGTTCAGGAGTACTACATATGCCCTAACTGTGCGAAAAGGTCTCAGTAACTGCTGATTTTTAATACTAAGTCACACAGAGACACATGCACATGTCTGTGTGAAGTTTATTTTCCTGAAACATTTGAGGTTCAAATGTTCAGGTATACTGCATTGGACGCATTGCGGTTGATCTCTttggatgatgaatattttcattgtgagatttgattacacttgcaattttattgaagtgatattatatagtaatatggGTGGTCCAGGCATGCATTTGTTTGTACATTAGCATTATAGTATTCTAATGGATGTGGTTAAGAAACCTCGgttaatattagtatgaaatGTTAATATTAGAAGAAGGATtggcaaaatgtgtttgttggataattaggttaagGAAACAAAtagttggaaaacaataattttaagtaaaatataaattattaattaatatatgaagtgtatttacaaaatataaaagaaaaaaattataaaaaattattaaaatatataatattatattattattttgacttaaAAATAACTAGTCTAATGTAAAGTCACCTAGCCAAAGATTCTATAGCCAAAACTTTTGAAGTTCTaaccaaaatttagacttgacaATCGCTCGTGCCAATGCTCTTATTAGATTAgttcttattttctaaattacaaattccaaaattttatcaCCCTCGTCAATGATCATAAAGGCCAGAATTCCGACATGGGTATACATcacaaacttaaaaattaaatttaaaaatatatatataaagaaaatcctaaaaaaataatcGACACATCCTAGAACCGAACCCCATAGGGATTCAGCCGCTCGGGAGAGGTTCTCATATTAAAATGaacagagaacaaaaaaaatcccGCTAGATCGATGTGCGTTGTTGTTTTttccttcccatttttcaattcGTTCTAAGATAAATTGTATGCAAACGATAACAGTTTCAAACTGTTTAGACAAACTGTACGTTTATTCAAACCAGTGTAAACAAATTGGACTTCCAAGTAGATCCAGTTCTAAGTCGATGTAATTCAGGTTCAATCATCAGCAATGACTATGGATGGTTTGCAAAAGAACATCCATCCTAGAAAGGAAAATACCACCCATCCTAGAAAGTACTGGCAAATTATGAAggctaaaagaaaagaaaagggcaaaaaatgagagaaataattgaaacAGGGAACAGATAAAACACCACAAATGTTAAACTCACCAAAACACAAGTTCAATATCAGGAAAAAGCAAGCGAAGCAGTGAAATTACTTGGATCAACCAGAAAACAAAGTACTCACAAACTACAGCCATCAGATAAAGCTCCCCTCAGTCATGCTATTATATCTTAACaagcaagatttttttttttaatataataaaagctatgttctttttcaattaattagcAGCATTTCCATAGGCTTGGAGTGCCTCACCAGTAAGCCTGCAAATCCTCCACTCCTCCAAGACCTTCGCACCCATTTCCTCATAGAACTTGATAGCCTTCACATTCCAGTCCAGAACCACCCACTCCACTCTCCCGTACCCCATCTTCACCGCCTGTGCTGCCACAGCCGAGAGCAGCATTTTCCCAAGTCCCTTACTTCTATAGCAATCCCTCACAAACAAGTCCTCTACATAGAACCCGGGTTTCCCCAGGAAAGTAGAGTAGTTGGGGAAAAACAAAACGAAGCCAGCAATCACAACGTCAAAGCCGTCGCTGTTGACGGATCGGAAGGTTTCCTTTTCTGGGTCATCGATggggaggtcgaggatgagcGTCCGTGTAataggagagaagagaggatctgaaggaggatgaagaagagtgGGTAGGAATGGGTTCGGGGAGACCTCGAGGACGAAGATGGTGAAGGAGTGGAAGGGAGGGGAGGTAAAGAAGGTGGAGGAAAGAGAGTCTTCGGTGGCGGAGAAGAGGTGGGTGAGGTTCTCGAAGACGGCCAACTGGTGGATGAGCTTGTGGATGTGGGGGACGTCAGATGGGTCGGCCAAGCGGACACGGGCGAAGAGTGGGTGTCCTGTTGGGGTCGGGTTCGGCAGTGTTGTGGGCGCTGGGACTGGTGCAGGTGGAGGAGCGGCGGCGGCCATTGCGGCTTTCGTATTGATCGGTTGGTATGTTTGGGAAATTTGtttagagaaagagaaatggGATTCTTCTACTTTCTTACAGGCGATGGGTTTGCTCTGgtcaaatcatgaaaatatagGTTGCAATTTTGAGTAATTTCATatgaatattttagaaaaaagtgcttttaaattaaaaaatatatatttacaattataaattatataattaatgtataatcgtttaaaataaataaataaaatatgatatctatataaaaaaaaaaaaaattaataataaatcatacccttttttaaaataattacgtaatatttacgcatttcacgattgtatataaaataactcATTAAATTTAATTCCTTGAATCGGTGACTTGTCTATTTTTTCCCGAAATAATCTCATTAtcgatacccaacaacaaatagATTGAGTCAAAGTATATTTCATGGATATACAGTACAGactctctcttttttacttatgattttatcataaaatgcaatattattaaatgagcattgctatttataagcccatacaccacacacaaaattttttttattttttaaaatctttttgaagttttttttggttttattattcttaaaataattaaattattctactcataatctatataccatatatttaataagagaataaaattaaagaaatcataaaaagattggagtgtggtgtataaggcttaggaatagaatttttcttattaaatatataattgttttaatttatcttcATTCTACTTCGATTTTAATATGGGGTGTATTGATGGCAATgggatttatttatatatatatttatcactttGATGAATATGCTATTCATTGTATATCAACTattaaaattatagttataaaatagaAATCTCATATAGACAATGTCACATGACCGTAAAGAGTCTTGATAATTATTCATCCAAATAGAGGTATTAAACTGTAACAACGTAGAAATCTCATGCTTTGAACAGCAAAGGTGCGAATCATTTGTTCTTTTATTGGTTGTTTATCAAAAGCCTAAGGGATTCAATGCGAAATGCATTTGGAGTTCACACAGTCACGCATATCTTATAAGaacaaatttccaaggttttcAAATCCACTTTTATACAGTCCAACCTTCGGCATGTGTGACTTGATCACTAATCGTTTGGTATTTGGTAATAGAAGTGAATGGGGAACAACGAAAGCAAAagcaaaggtttttttttttttttttgggtaaaataaaaaatgaagtaaaGTCCCGATTTTGGCTCATTGTCAAGCTTTGAGCTGGCTCTAGAGCTGTTTGGTCAATTATCCTCGGAAACAAATAATGAAATCACACGACTCTTCTACTACTTTCTCCGACTATCCATTTAGAGCAACCAGAGAACATCCAAATctattcacttaaaaaaaaaaaaaaaaaaaacagagagagagagagagagagagaggaaaaataatCTAGACAAGGCACCAGAGAGTACCACAAAAGTGGCCAACAAGGATTTGACCACCCAAAACATGTAGATGTAGCATCCATTCGGAGAGCTTCTTCTCCTGCTTGGTGCGACTGCTGCATCTTATCACGAACAATTCAGAGAGATCAAAGTTCGAGGGCTTTCATCTATCAGTGCATTCAAATGATTAAAGAATGCCAAACTACAAAAAGATCACTCTATATCCCTAGCCCTACACCTAAACAGAATAATGTAAGATTATATACGATCCGCTGGGGCTCCCCACCCCCCACCCCTTGGGCCTCAGAAACCCACTTGCTCATTAACCAAATATTACAAAACCAGCCTGATCAAAGGACATTCTCAGGTGGGTGAGTTCACATAATGCCCGGTTTTTCGTCTGTGCCGGCTGAAATCTGATACGAACCTGAAAGAGAGGCCACAACCCTCAACCTTGCACTTGTAAGGGCGCTCACCGGTGTGCACCCTTATATGCTCAGTCCTAGCCCATGCCCACTTGAATGACATTAAGCAACCTTTCCATGGGCACTTGAGGGGCCTGTCATCGTCGTGAACACGTTGATGAAGCATAGCATACTTGTGGGAGCTGAACCTCTTCCCACAGCCTTCATGTGGACACCGATTGCGTTTGTGCAAGACAAGTTCTGCCTTCGTTTTGAAACTCATGCGGCAACCTTCAAGGTCACACCTGTGAGACCCCTTTGCATTCTTATTCCAAGGATGAGAAACATCCAAAGGTTTGCTCACCTTTCTTGCTGGCTTTTCCTCCACCGTTTTACTCACGTCAATTCCACATCTATTTGTTGCATCCTTCTCAGCCCTTGGTCTCAACCCTTCACATGGACTCCTGATAAAATCACTACAACTGAACTTGTTTTCTGTCAAACGTTCcacctctctttttctttttcctctgcaTTCAGGTTTTGGCGTGGGGTCTAGAACAGTGGACTCGATGCTTTCCAGCTCTCCATCATCCTGTGGCGAACAAACTTCACCACAAAGCAGATTTTCTGCAGCACGGGACTCTCTTTGAATCATGGAATGTTTTTCAAGTGAGGCAGGACGAGGATGATTTGTAAGTATATCATGGCCAGAAACCTGTTTCACTTCATTATTCATGTTTTCCTCCATAAAGTTCACTCTTGGAACTTCAAAGCTTTCTCCCCCTGACACAGTTACAGGCTCATTTTCCACTTGCATAATGAATCTAGAGACAGATTCCCCCACATCAATTCCATTCGTAACCTGTATTTCTTGCTGCATTTCAGTGTCTAAGGTGACATCATCATGCAAATCTTCGTCAGAAGGGCTCCCTCTTGGACCTTCAGAACTTCGTTTCACCGGTACACAAGGTTGACTAACTTCCATTGTTGAAACAGAACTTGAGACCATTTCCTCGTTTCTGTCTGGGGACAGGATTTCTCTTGATGCAGGAGTAAGCTCATTTGCTAGTCGAACATAACTTGAAATTAGCTCAGCCTTATTACTTCCACTTTTAGTCTTCAGCTCTTGCGCCCCCGTATATTCCAAAGACATGGCAATGCTAATGTCTTCGGCATCATGGTTCATTCTAGGACCCTCACAACTTGCTCGCGCTGAGGCAAGAGTAGGGTGGGTTTCCACTGCAACAGTACAAGAAACGCCTTCCACTGGGGCAAGAGAATGCTGGTTTGTTGGTGCAACATTACCTGAAACAGGCCCGTCATTGTTAATTCTGATGGTGGGCTGGATCTCTTGCTGCTTCTCATTATCTAAACTCACGCAAATATGAACCTTACTGTTGACACAAGAATCCTCTAGAGCtccattttctatatttctAACAACCAGATCAGCAACATGTAGACTTGCAGGGTTGGAAACACCTTCAGCTGAGACATTGCACTTCTCTTCAGAAATCAGATGACAAAACTCATTTGAGATGCTGCTTCTTTCCATGCTTTGATTCTCTCCTCGCATTCCAAACTCTTCACCAGTTTCAATAGAAGGTGGACCATCACATTTTTCAACATCAGCGATCTTGTCCTCTCTGGTTTCATCAGCGACCTTGGTTTTGTGTTGCATCTCAGAATTATCTCCTGTTGCTAAATTATAAGCTTTTCCATCCATGTCAGAATCATGCAGGGTGTGATTCTCACTTTGCACCTCAAAATTTCCAGCCACTGGTGTAGCAGCTCTAGGGGGATCTTCAATTCGTGAAGGAGCCAAGTTCAAGCTCATACCCCTGGTAACTGTAAGCATCAGGGTTTCATCTTGCATTTCAGATATTCTAGTAGCAGTAGAGAAGACCAATCCTGCAGATTCACTTCCTGAACTTCCTTTGTTAGAAAGATCAACTTCAGAATCCTTTCCACTTTTTTGCTTATCAAGATTTCCATACATAGCAGTTGAAACATCCTTTGACAGATCTTTTCCAAGGCATCCATGTACCGTACTTGCCCCCGTGGAAGCACCCAGTTTTAACTTAAGTTTCCTTCTCGAATATTgaattagtttttcttctttttttatgaagatGCCATCTGACCTTCCCCCCATCACTTCATCCTTCTTTAATTGAGCATCATCACATGCTTTATTATGGGAAGGAtgatttaacttttttgaaCGTGATCTTCTGGACTGCCATTTGATGGTCAACAATTCTGAAGTGGGACTACCGTCAGAGAACAATCCATCCAATGTCAGTGCATACTGAATTGGCATAGATGGAGACTTCTTTCTGACCTTAACACAGTACCGTAAATTGATACCCAGTTTTGACGTCCAGTCTTCCCCACATTCATCATGTTCTTCATCATCTATTGCAAGATCTATCAAGTTAAGATCTTGCTGGGATGCAATATCTAATGGAACCTCATTATAATTAAAAGGTCTACCAGTTTCCTCTGCAATCGCCATAGCATGTGCCTTAATCTTCTCATAGTCTACACAtatcaagaaaattaaagataattaTTGCTATGATCTAGATGCTTTGACTAAGAATCTTGACCCAAACAAAGGGACTAAGAATCTGTTAAAATGATATCTGTCACAGCTTAAAGAGAGTGCATATCAACCTCCATCTGATTGTGTCCtgttcaaattttaattaatttcaaattcatcCAAAAGCCTAGTCTTTTCCtgagagaaatttaaaaaaatatatagagaagaatgatgaaatgaaaagggAAGAACGGATTGCAtgatttaactttataatttgggGCAGGTATGCAACTCTAATTTGCAGTATAAATCATGATGTGGGTTAAAGCCTATATACCTGAATGACAGATCACAAGCACCTTAGCTCCGCCTTTAGAGTGCAAGAGCTCCACAATCTGAATGGCGTGTTCCAGGCAGAAAATCCTTGGCCTCAGAAATTTACTAGAGGTGTTCCATTCCATATCAAACTTGGTTGATAATGGTATTCGCAGATCCATTGGCGGTAGGGATACATCAGGATCAGGAGGAAGATTCTCTGCAAAACAAAGCATAATTGATTCAGCAGCACTTGATGAGGCCAGGTTAGGTggtaaaaaagattaaatttagTGATTGCATTGCGATGAGAAACTACTAGCAACACCCCTCGATTTTATGAAAGTCCCAAAGACATGCAAATTGAAGCCCATTATGTGGGAAAAGAGAAACTCTTACCGGACACTCAAATATTTTGCACATATCCGGCCAACCTATAAAATGTGCTAAACTGGAGGGTaaggatttcaaattttcaattggCTTCAAATAGTATCATAGATTCCAGAACTTATTATTTCCTCTAACGTCTAACGTCTAACGTGCCATGTCTGCCAATAGATTGAAGTTAGCCTTCAACATATGAAGATGAAGATTTTCAGGCAAGAAGTACATAGACCAAGTACCTGAAATAGAACTTTTAACAGACCGATCAAGTTCTGGAGAACGAGTAACCTCAGGTGCTGGGACACTGGGGCCTCCTTCGACCAAAAGATTATCTGCAGGAAGAAGCTCCATGGATGCCTTTTCAGATGGTTGCAGAACACACATAAATGGAAAACCAAGGATTCCACAAGCCACACATGCCAGTGTTCCAGAATCAACTTGAAAGTCACAAGATACATCATCGCCATCCAGATATAAATCATTGAGAGTCTCCATATACAAGCTCATCTCATGAAGGAGATCACCCTGAcagctatttttattttcaaaatgaacaTGGGAAGAATTTTCTGTTGGTGGGGTAGAATCAGTAGCAGCTACACTAGGCAATTGAGAATCTCTACTTGGATATGGTAGTAAATCAGCATTCCATAAAACAGTATGGCAATTTGCTACTTTTCCAAGAAGATCAGATAGCAGAATGTTTTCAGTCAACATATCTTCTATAAAAGCCTTCTTTACTAAcaattctctttcttctttttggcgATCTCTCAGACGAGAACTCCGCACACCTGGTAGTAAGGATCTTGGCACTCTGGAATCAAAACAGTCCAGCAAAACAACataagaaacaaataaagattCAGTGTCcacatgatatttttattgacaAATTAAGTAAAGACATTTGATGTAAAAGCAGTATCTAAGAGTGGCACAAAGTATGGAAAGTGAAACCAGGCAAGGATAGAAAATTCCTGTGTTAAGTTAGATGAAATCCTATAAAAGTTCACTAAATTAATACTGAACATAAGCCGATTACTCCTCTGATGGTCTCTGAAATGGATAATGTATTTTTCAATTGTAAAATTAACTCATGAGACAGCTTCAAATGCTAATGTTTGAAATGGAATTCTGCCTACTTAGCCCTGGTTATTCATCTATGACTTCAAGTGGTAACTAACAGGTTACTTATAAAAGCACTATCATAGATGGAAAATCTCTTGCGGTTTCATCCAAACTTGCACGCACTCTAATGAACTAAATAAAATCAGCAGTTAATATCTATTTTGGCTTTCCCCTTTCCAACAGCAATTACACATCCGCTGAATAAGCCATATGATAAACAAGAAGTAAAACTGTGCTCACAATTCAGTTTTCATATGATGTAATCCACTAGTTTGAGAACAAGA is a window from the Juglans regia cultivar Chandler chromosome 7, Walnut 2.0, whole genome shotgun sequence genome containing:
- the LOC108997151 gene encoding probable acetyltransferase NATA1-like, encoding MAAAAPPPAPVPAPTTLPNPTPTGHPLFARVRLADPSDVPHIHKLIHQLAVFENLTHLFSATEDSLSSTFFTSPPFHSFTIFVLEVSPNPFLPTLLHPPSDPLFSPITRTLILDLPIDDPEKETFRSVNSDGFDVVIAGFVLFFPNYSTFLGKPGFYVEDLFVRDCYRSKGLGKMLLSAVAAQAVKMGYGRVEWVVLDWNVKAIKFYEEMGAKVLEEWRICRLTGEALQAYGNAAN
- the LOC108997107 gene encoding probable lysine-specific demethylase ELF6 — translated: MGNVEIPNWLKGLPLAPEFRPTDTEFADPIAYISKIEKKASAFGICKIIPPLPKPSKKYVFGNLNKSLLRCPELGSDVNSSSLCSSLKIGSGDSDSEGEVRAVFTTRHQELGQSVKKTKWAVQSPQSVVHKQVWQSGEVYTLEQFESKSKVFARSVLGMTKEVSPLVVEAMFWKAASEKAIYVEYANDVPGSGFGEPEGQVRFFHRRRRKRNFYQRSKESSDCNKNVIDGVMDSSNDEMKCSSTQNEPNTSLEAPKPSNSSSTLLVDGNLRCSGRKSSNASNEMEGTAGWKLSNSPWNLQVIARSPGSLTRFMPDDIPGVTSPMIYIGMLFSWFAWHVEDHELHSMNFLHTGSPKTWYAVPGDDAFAFEEVIRREAYGGDIDHLAALTLLGEKTTLLSPEVVVASGIPCCRLIQNPGEFVVTFPSAYHVGFSHGFNCGEAANFGTPQWLKVAKEAAVRRAAMNYLPMLSHQQLLYLLTMSFVSRVPRSLLPGVRSSRLRDRQKEERELLVKKAFIEDMLTENILLSDLLGKVANCHTVLWNADLLPYPSRDSQLPSVAATDSTPPTENSSHVHFENKNSCQGDLLHEMSLYMETLNDLYLDGDDVSCDFQVDSGTLACVACGILGFPFMCVLQPSEKASMELLPADNLLVEGGPSVPAPEVTRSPELDRSVKSSISENLPPDPDVSLPPMDLRIPLSTKFDMEWNTSSKFLRPRIFCLEHAIQIVELLHSKGGAKVLVICHSDYEKIKAHAMAIAEETGRPFNYNEVPLDIASQQDLNLIDLAIDDEEHDECGEDWTSKLGINLRYCVKVRKKSPSMPIQYALTLDGLFSDGSPTSELLTIKWQSRRSRSKKLNHPSHNKACDDAQLKKDEVMGGRSDGIFIKKEEKLIQYSRRKLKLKLGASTGASTVHGCLGKDLSKDVSTAMYGNLDKQKSGKDSEVDLSNKGSSGSESAGLVFSTATRISEMQDETLMLTVTRGMSLNLAPSRIEDPPRAATPVAGNFEVQSENHTLHDSDMDGKAYNLATGDNSEMQHKTKVADETREDKIADVEKCDGPPSIETGEEFGMRGENQSMERSSISNEFCHLISEEKCNVSAEGVSNPASLHVADLVVRNIENGALEDSCVNSKVHICVSLDNEKQQEIQPTIRINNDGPVSGNVAPTNQHSLAPVEGVSCTVAVETHPTLASARASCEGPRMNHDAEDISIAMSLEYTGAQELKTKSGSNKAELISSYVRLANELTPASREILSPDRNEEMVSSSVSTMEVSQPCVPVKRSSEGPRGSPSDEDLHDDVTLDTEMQQEIQVTNGIDVGESVSRFIMQVENEPVTVSGGESFEVPRVNFMEENMNNEVKQVSGHDILTNHPRPASLEKHSMIQRESRAAENLLCGEVCSPQDDGELESIESTVLDPTPKPECRGKRKREVERLTENKFSCSDFIRSPCEGLRPRAEKDATNRCGIDVSKTVEEKPARKVSKPLDVSHPWNKNAKGSHRCDLEGCRMSFKTKAELVLHKRNRCPHEGCGKRFSSHKYAMLHQRVHDDDRPLKCPWKGCLMSFKWAWARTEHIRVHTGERPYKCKVEGCGLSFRFVSDFSRHRRKTGHYVNSPT